In Fundulus heteroclitus isolate FHET01 chromosome 18, MU-UCD_Fhet_4.1, whole genome shotgun sequence, a single genomic region encodes these proteins:
- the fbxo46 gene encoding F-box only protein 46, whose translation MDRDTFSHIRLWCPRPFGTYSQNKARSPGSGGSSGGASGAGSPSLCKAEHSQGARRAPEESEDVGMMVGVKEGKEEEDVGSENTPPDPVLEPSSVPQSQASQPPSAPPSPPNAGSQMQDGRVLLDTWYVIKPGNTKEKIAFFVAHQFSGAGQPRPSAMKVKGNWATDCSKAKRRRRCSSYDPPTRSQAPTPDGSVGPPSPDDSLQLGVNETDLLSVAEMVALVEQRTAMALQGIVAVHGSQQHQSLPTTHSQGFAPGQHTVLRGRASDPSPMLFESDSSDGQASRESQKPSSHTQTDQELEEQQESFRVAQAIAHFESQTLENRLHLGNGPSVHGSNQGGDGEPRRGDALTPPPPPSHSHGEVRIAFRVSNMDPRSQLEPAGRSRCMFMSCGGGSNQAAARAKEKITCDLYQLVSPSSRDPGSLLLAATASAPKADGDLHQDKPSCGSPDPTQELSTGEKKAAGVGRERVTGFHVEVVVTGAVDQCVFYGKDSTENVQEETVCFAMPAGSGSGGGGGSTDPLSDDPPPGQLFFLQSPRGAEEDVTAQTSGSGTGMCSLDCANNNSPGAGVAAGSGERAARPDSPGVGEDCSDPSLCRLYRHVSHDFLEIRFQIQRLLEPRQYMLLLPDHIMVNIFSYLPTRALAALKCTCHYFKALIETYGVRAVDSRWNQDPLYRDDPCKQCKRQYERGDVSLCRWHPKPYHHDLPYGRSYWMCCRRTDKDTPGCRVGLHDNNWVQQPADGAQPIRPKREERREEAR comes from the exons ATGGACCGAGACACCTTCTCCCACATCCGGCTGTGGTGCCCCCGCCCCTTCGGCACCTACTCCCAGAACAAGGCTCGGAGCCCGGGCTCGGGGGGCAGCAGTGGCGGCGCCAGTGGAGCGGGATCCCCCTCGCTCTGCAAGGCGGAGCACTCTCAAGGGGCCAGGAGGGCCCCGGAGGAAAGTGAAGATGTAGGGATGATGGTCGGGGTCAAGGagggaaaggaggaggaggatgtgggGTCGGAGAACACGCCGCCTGATCCCGTGCTCGAGCCTAGCTCCGTGCCACAGAGCCAGGCCTCTCAGCCTCCTTCTGCTCCGCCCTCTCCGCCCAATGCAGGGTCTCAGATGCAAGATGGCCGCGTGCTGCTGGACACCTGGTATGTTATCAAACCAGGGAACACAAAGGAGAAAATAGCCTTCTTCGTTGCACACCAGTTCAGTGGAGCAGGCCAGCCCAGACCGAGTGCCATGAAG GTCAAAGGTAACTGGGCGACGGACTGCAGCAAGGCCAAACGACGAAGGCGGTGTTCATCTTACGACCCTCCAACGCGCTCTCAAGCTCCGACTCCCGACGGCTCCGTTGGACCTCCGAGCCCCGACGACAGTCTGCAGCTGGGCGTGAATGAGACGGATCTGCTTTCTGTGGCAGAGATGGTTGCCTTGGTGGAGCAGAGGACCGCCATGGCCCTTCAGGGCATCGTGGCCGTTCACGGATCCCAGCAGCACCAGTCGCTCCCCACCACCCACAGCCAGGGCTTCGCCCCCGGCCAGCACACCGTGCTCCGAGGCAGAGCGTCTGACCCCTCTCCTATGCTGTTTGAATCCGACAGTTCGGACGGTCAGGCCTCCCGAGAATCCCAAAAGCCATCGTCTCACACCCAGACGgaccaggagctggaggagcagcaggagtcgtTCAGGGTAGCTCAGGCCATTGCACACTTTGAGTCTCAAACCCTGGAGAATCGCCTCCATCTGGGTAATGGACCCTCGGTGCACGGCAGTAATCAAGGCGGAGATGGGGAGCCGAGGAGAGGAGACGCCCTGACGCCGCCCCCGCCGCCCAGCCACAGCCACGGGGAGGTGAGGATAGCTTTCAGGGTGTCAAACATGGACCCCCGCTCCCAGCTGGAGCCCGCTGGCCGGTCCCGCTGCATGTTTATGAGCTGCGGCGGGGGGAGCAACCAGGCGGCTGCCAGGGCCAAAGAGAAAATCACCTGTGACTTGTACCAGCTCGTCAGTCCGTCATCGAGAGACCCCGGCAGTCTGCTGCTTGCTGCCACGGCTTCGGCCCCCAAAGCAGACGGCGACCTCCACCAGGACAAGCCGAGCTGCGGCAGCCCCGACCCCACCCAGGAGCTGTCCACGGGGGAGAAAAAGGCTGCGGGGGTGGGGCGGGAACGCGTGACCGGCTTCCACGTGGAGGTGGTGGTGACGGGGGCCGTGGACCAGTGCGTCTTCTACGGCAAGGACAGCACAGAGAATGTGCAGGAGGAGACTGTGTGTTTCGCTATGCCCGCGGGGTCGGggagcggcggcggcggaggctCGACTGACCCGCTGTCGGACGACCCCCCTCCCGGacagctcttcttcctccaGTCCCCTAGGGGAGCGGAGGAGGATGTAACGGCACAGACCTCTGGCAGCGGGACAGGAATGTGCTCTTTGGACTGTGCCAACAACAACAGTCCGGGGGCAGGGGTGGCGGCGGGCTCGGGGGAGCGGGCGGCGCGACCAGACTCCCCCGGCGTCGGGGAGGACTGTTCGGACCCTTCGCTGTGTCGCCTTTACCGCCACGTGTCCCACGACTTCCTGGAGATCCGCTTCCAGATCCAGCGGCTCCTGGAGCCCAGACAGTACATGCTCCTGCTCCCCGACCACATCATGGTGAACATCTTCAGCTACCTGCCCACCCGCGCCCTGGCAGCCCTCAAGTGCACCTGCCACTACTTCAAGGCACTGATCGAGACCTACGGGGTGCGGGCGGTGGACTCTCGCTGGAACCAGGACCCGCTCTACAGGGACGACCCCTGCAAACAGTGCAAGCGGCAGTATGAGCGCGGGGACGTCTCTTTGTGCCGCTGGCACCCCAAACCTTACCACCACGACCTGCCTTACGGACGCTCCTACTGGATGTGCTGCCGGCGGACGGACAAGGACACGCCGGGCTGCCGGGTGGGGCTGCACGACAACAACTGGGTGCAGCAGCCGGCCGACGGCGCCCAGCCCATCCGCCCCAAGAGGGAAGAAAGGAGGGAGGAGGCCAGGTAG